In Leopardus geoffroyi isolate Oge1 chromosome D1, O.geoffroyi_Oge1_pat1.0, whole genome shotgun sequence, the genomic stretch CTTTGCGTTCTTCTGGGAACCAGAGAGTGTGACTTGGGTTATCTTGTTATTGTACCACAGAAAATTCCACCATGTTCCCTGTGAACAGGGTGCGTATTCAGATTTTTTCTCACCTCACAGACATCTTTCGCTTCTTATTCACCGAAGTGTTGGGATCCAGTTGTTGGGAGTTGTTAGGTTTTTAATTCTTGAAGATGACTCTTACTTAAAAAGGACTGAGAAAACAAGAGGATCATAGATTTGTTGTCTTAGGGATAGTAAATTATCCCTGGAATGGGATATTTAATGGCAAGTTAGTGGCCATTAAATATGGAATGGCATATTAATCACTCTTGAGTCTTCTGACCAAAAGAGGAAAGATTTCCAGGGCGAGGCTATGATGAAACTTCTTCAAGGACGGAATCCAGATAAGTCAGAATTTCACACAGACCATCTTCTAGTATGTCTAGAGTGAGTAACGAGAAACAAGTTTCTGGTAaacacaggtgatttttttttttttcaggatgtcACTGACTCTTTCTTTGgagtcttcatttttctctgcatCTAGCATTGTAACTACATGTTGGTTTTgggtaattttctttctctctctttccttaagTTCATGGCTTTATTAAAGTACAACAAACATTCAAATTACATGGCAAATATAGAGCCCAGTGTGTTTTCACACAAATATTCTCTCCTGTCTCCTCAGTGTGAGAATCCTCTGTCCATAAATTGGAATTTGTCTGCAAATGTTTACTGCTCATACTGCTGCCACataatttcagaatttctttggggcagggctggaaaaaaaaagaggggggtggACACCAGTTAATTCTTCATGGTCTTTGATTGGGAAGCACCCTTTATCAAGTTGTCCTGTCAAAGAGATGGGTTTTCTATTGGAATTTCAGCATCCGGAGGAGCCACCACACAATTCTGCAATAGTGACCCCTCTCAGCTCAAAAGcacaagagaaagaaggaaaaagtggaaGCATAGCTGTGGGGGCCTCTCCTccaggttttatttccttttcacaaTCTGCTTCCTTCTGTTTATGTTCAAAAGTTTTTAGGTaaatacattttgtgttttgtctggtggttttttttaagttttattttagaaacctctagacccaacatggggcttaaagtctcaatcctgagatcaagactcgtatgctcttctgactgagccagccgggcgtcCCTCCAGAGTTTTTAATTGTAGTTTCTGGGGAAGATAGAATATAGTGAACTGAATCTAACTTGGCCCAAACCaaagttttcagaatacagtaaaaagtttttattttctttatcttttgatgTAGAAATGCCCTTACATAAGGTTTACTGTTGATTGTTAAAACATGAAACCTACACATCCATCCATTGGAGAGATTTTCAGTTTTACATCAATGTTCACACTTTGGACACCTATGTTCTATTGGGAGTCCAACATCTGACGAAGATGGGGAATGCTTCAGTGGTGACCAAGTTCATCCTGCTGGGCATCCCACACACGGAGGATCTGGAGACTACGCTCTTTGTCCTGTTTTTGGGCTGCTACGTCTTCACTCTTATGGGGAACCTGCTCATCCTACTGGCGATTGTCTCCTCCACTCGGCTTCACatccccatgtacttcttcctgtgTCAACTGTCTGTGTGTGACatatttttcccttctgtgaGCTCCCCCAAGATGCTCTTCTACCTCTCGGGGAACAGCCGGGCCATCTCCTATGCGGGCTGCGTGTCCCAGCTCTTCTTCTACCATTTCCTGGGCTGTACCGAGTGCTTCCTGTACACGGTGATGGCCTACGACCGCTTTGTCGCCATCTGTTACCCTCTCCGCTACACGGTAATCATGAGCCACAGGGTGTGTGCCATCCTGGCCGTGGGGACCTCTTTTTTTGGCTGCATTCAGGCCACCTTCCTAACCACTCTCACCTTCCAGTTGCCCTACTGTGGCCCCAATGAGGTGGATTACTTCTTCTGTGATATCCCGGTGATGCTGAAGCTGGCttgtgctgacacctcagccCTGGAGAGGGTGGGGTTCGTCAGCGTGGGCCTCATGCCCCTCAGCTGCTTCCTTCTCATCCTCACCTCCTACAGCCGCATTGTCTGCTCCATCCTGCAGATCCGCTCTACTGAAGGCAGATGCCGTGCCTTCTCCACCTGCAGTGCCCACCTTACTGCCATCCTCCTCTCTTTTATGCCAGTGGTCCTCATCTACCTGCAGCCCACCCCCAATCCCTGGCTCAATGCAACTGTTCAGCTCCTGAATAACTTGGTCACACCTATGCTGAACCCCTTGATTTACAGCttgagaaataaagaagtaaaatattctcTGAGGAAGGTACTACAGCAGGTAGCCTTCCTTCCTGAGCAATGATAGAGATTAGTGACTACACTTCAATAGCACCACATTGCTAGGACACAGATGTTATCAATGGCCCTTGGATAGATAAAGAAGCTAAGGtttggagcacgtgggtggctgtCGGTGAAGTGTTTGGctcttggatttcagctcaggtcatgatctcgtggtttgtgggttccagccctgcatcaagctctgcactgacagtgagagaactgcttgggattctctctctctctctctctctgtttttctgtctccaccctccctcaaaaataaacattaaaacaattttttttttaaagaagctaagGTTTGAAGTCACAAAGTGGATTGTTCAAAGCCACATAACTAATAAATTATGCTGCCTACAAAGGATTATCTCTTCCCATTTTGCAAGAAAGCCTAGTTCTGCTGTtcctcattctgttttcttttcctattttcctcctcccacatcctctccttcttttcccttttcccttactCTAGAATTCCCTCATTTTGGCATGATTATCCAATTATTCTCTCAAATGCCTGCATCAGATACACTGCCATTTGATGGTCTAGGAGTTTTTGaaatagtgggggggggggggcttcaatCACATTGCTCCAGGTGACATTCTGTGACTTCTGGAATGTAAAGATGCTGTGTCAAGGAAAAGGGCTTCTCTGGATGAGACCTGAGGCAGGCTTGTTATGGGTGAATCAGAGATAACCTACAAAGCCTGTCAGTCTTGGATCTAGAAACAGTCCATtggctgggaggtggggcagtGGATGAGAGGCTAGAGAATGTGAAGAGGCTAGACAGGGAGAATCTGTGAAAGGATGACTAATCCTGTTGTTTTCAGTATCAGAAATTTGAGTTGGTCTTTGAAATCTGCAGCACAGCCAGGGGTCAATGCAAAAAGTCCAAGATGCTACTGCTGTGTGCTTTTGGATTCTCTGCTTACCAAAAGGCTGTGACTTTAGCTCTCTTTGCTaacattcttttgttcttttaccTACCGAGCTTAACCTGTGAAATGTGCCTTTCTAATACAAACAATAatttgaggaaaggaaagaaaatgattggAAGAGAAGGGGatgatgggaagggaaggggaggaaggaagagaggggatgATAGGAAGGAAATGGTGTAGTGGCAATGGAAGAGGGTGATGGGAAAGAAGGGGGTGATGGGATGAGAAGGGGGtgatgggaaggaagggggagatggGATGAGAGGGGAGattgggagggaagggggcagaggcaaAGGCAAGTCTCTCCTCTTGCTTCTTTCTGGCATCAGAGTACAGTCAGGGAATCTGCCAGACTGAACCAGTGTTTGGGGCCTCATGTGAGGGTGATAAGATGATTCATGTTTTTGAAAGGGAGAACATTTTTCCTACTCACATATCTTAAgctctgtgccttttattctttctatCACATGTGGTCCTTCCAGAATCTTCAGCTGGTCAAATTCATTCTTATCATCAAACatttagttggggcgcctgggtggcgcagtcggttaagcgtccgacttcagccaggtcacgatctcgcggtcggtgagttcgagccccgcgtcaggctctgggctgatggctcagagcctggagcctgtttccgattctgtgtctccctctctctctgcccctcccccgttcatgctctgtctctctctgtcccaaaaataaataaacgttgaaaaaaaaattaagaaaaaaaaacatttagttaaaatataattttctatgtGAAATTTTCCTAATCCTAAGCAAACCAGTCTCCCATATCTGTATGCTTTGTATCAGACTTTACAAACTCATTACTCCATTATGCTAGACTAAGTGGTGGCAAAGCGTTTTCCAAGAGTAAAAGTAAAGTAGGTTTTGGGGTGTAAGGATGAAGAAAGAGTCTGTTGGGGACTGACAGTACAGAATTGTACAGTACAGATGAAGTTCCGAATCCCAGATGAGTTTTTGTTGTGGTTGGTGAGGCAGAACCTCAGTATCCTCATATCGGACAGTTATTTGGTACCAATTAAGTATCTCCAGGATACTGGGAGCAGATTAATATTCTGACTCTTGGGATGAACCTTCAATGATAGAGCTCTTGTCTTTTAAAGAACTTTCATCAAGTAGAGGAAACATGGCAGTAGTcatattttccattcatttaacaaatccACATTTATGTAGAGCCCTCCCTCAGGCCAAATGCAGTGCAGTAAAGTAGGCAGGGGAACGGAGCAACACTCTGCAAAGTGTAGCAAGTGAACAGATCTGGACATCCAATTGATACTGAGGAGACCAAGACCCTTTTAGAGTACTCCCTTCTTCTCCTAGTTACTTAAACTCATTAAAGGAAAATGAGTTGTTTAGGGGTGAGGAAATctttaagaaaactttaaatcACCATGTAGACGAAAGAAAGCATGGCACTTAGTAAGTAGGAGGAATAATTCACCTATGTTTTTCACTGTCCCTTACTGGTTGTGAGCCTTGTTTACTTCCTCTGTAACATAAAGATAGTACTTTTCTTGCAAGTGCTGTTGTACATATTAAACAACACAAAAGCAAAGTATTCATCTGCCTTATTGGCAGTGCTCCAGAaacttaattatatatatttttttctactcttcttGCTATTTCCATAGCTTACTCCCTCACTTCAGTTAAGTCTTTGATGCTCAAATGCCACAAGCACAGAGAGGACTCCTGAGAGCATACTGTTAAAACAGTCACCTACTTCatcacatttatttctatttattgtttGTCTTTCTAACTAAAacataaactccatgaaggcatgGATTTTTCTTATCTTGTTTCTTACTGTCCTTCTACAACCTAAAGCAGTTCCTTTTACATGGATGCCCTAAAGAACTTAAAGTTCTGAATTCATGGTATGTCTTGTTCCTATGACCCAGATGGTTCCCCATCCCTCACTTCCTTTTAAATGCTGCattcctattttgttttcctaGACCAGAACATTTGCCTTCATTTCCACCTGGCATTGCTCCAAGAACAGGAATTCTGTCTTCTGCATCAGGACTTGACTGGGCTAGACTCCTACCCCTTTTCTCTAGGTTCCATTCTTCTCCATTACTTTTACTCTCTGTCCTGACACTGAATCTCTCTTGCTTACACCTTGCTTGAAAGCCAGACCTTTTAAACCCTATTTTCACCTTTTAGACATGCATTTGGAACCTATCAGCCACCACTGTCTTTAATAACCTACTTGCTTGAAATTTCTTTAGTTGTTTGTTCCTAAGATTATCTAAAATACCTGCTCCAAAACAATAGATTTCCGCTTTACCTTTTAGTAGGTTTTCTACTTATTTGTAGCTCTTAATCTGATAGCAACAGAGGCATTTAACATAGCTTATTGAATGAGGCATATTAAACTCTAAAAGTACTTTGTGAAACAGAACAATGGCATGACTATTATATTAGAAC encodes the following:
- the LOC123600846 gene encoding olfactory receptor 149-like, with amino-acid sequence MGNASVVTKFILLGIPHTEDLETTLFVLFLGCYVFTLMGNLLILLAIVSSTRLHIPMYFFLCQLSVCDIFFPSVSSPKMLFYLSGNSRAISYAGCVSQLFFYHFLGCTECFLYTVMAYDRFVAICYPLRYTVIMSHRVCAILAVGTSFFGCIQATFLTTLTFQLPYCGPNEVDYFFCDIPVMLKLACADTSALERVGFVSVGLMPLSCFLLILTSYSRIVCSILQIRSTEGRCRAFSTCSAHLTAILLSFMPVVLIYLQPTPNPWLNATVQLLNNLVTPMLNPLIYSLRNKEVKYSLRKVLQQVAFLPEQ